CCCGGATGGCTTCGATCTCGCTTTTGGTGATGGGCTGTTTGTAAGCAATGATGGCCAGGGTTTCCAGTGAAGCAATGGAGAGGCGCTTTAAGAATTTATCGCCGTTCAGCTGGGCAACGGTCTTGTGGTATTCTTTTTTGGTAAGAAACTGCCATCCGCCGCCGATCTGTTTCAGTTCAAAGGCATAAAACTCAGAATCATATTTCTCTGCAATTCCTTCAATGGCGGCATCCACCTGTTCCTGGGTGGCCCGGTCTTCAATAAAAGCAAGGGCGCTGTTTACCAGTTCAAGCAGTTCGGTATTGTTCAACGGTTTATCGCTGGCAAATATCAGTGCTTCTATGTGAGGAATTATTTCTGAAAGTTCCATGGCCCCTATCCCCTAAAGGGGTATCTGTTTTAGGTTATAAAAATTGTTTTCTGCCTTGTTCTCCGCCAACTGGCGGAGACAGGGGCGTTTAACCCTGTAATGCAGCAGCCCCGCTTACGATCTCTGTCAGTTCGGTTGTAATGGCTGCCTGCCGTGCACGGTTGTAACTTATCTTAAGTGTCTTCAGCAATTCATTGGCATTGTCGCTGGCCTTATCCATCGCGGTCATCCTTGCACCATGCTCACTGGCATTGCCGTCGAGGGTTGCTTTGAATAACTGGGTATTCAGGATCTTTGGCATCAGTTCAGCGATCAGGATGTCTTTGCCCGGCTCAAAAATAAAGTCGGCATTTTTCTGCCCTTCTGCCTTTGCCACTTTTTGTACCGGTAAAAATTGCTCAGCTACAAAACGCTGGGTGGCGGCATTCTTGAATTCGCTGTAAACCAGTTCAACAGCATCCACTTCTTTATTGGCAAATGCATCCATGGCATGTTTGGCAGCGGCCTGTGCTTTTTCAAAGGTCAGCCCGTTTAAAATATCCCAGTAATTATTGATGACCCTGAAGTCAGTCTTGGAAAAATTCTCATAGCCCTTTTTGCCGATCGGTAATATGGTCACATTGCCTTTGGCATGCTGGGCAGCATATTTTTCCTGGATGGTCTGTTTGGCCAGTTTGATGAGGTTACTGTTATAACCACCGCACAAACCCCGGTCGCTGGTAACCACAATGATCATTACTTTTTCCACCGGCCGCTGGGCTGCCAGGGCCATGCTCACATCGCCTTCGCTGTTGCTGACAATATTGCTCAGCATTTCCTGTAATTTCCTGGCATAGGGCCTCATCTGGGTAATGGCATCCTGGGCACGGCGGAGTTTGGCCGCACTCACCATTTTCATGGCTTTCGTGATCTGCTGCGTACTTTGAACACTCTTGATACGGTTACGAACCTCTTTTAATGCACCACTCATAGTTATTCTGTCTGGTTAATTTAACGGCGGCAAAGGTAATAAAAAAGGGGTGTAAAAACCCCTCGAAAAATTATATTTATTCAGGTTTTGATCCCTAAAACTGGGGGGGAGCACCGGTAGGGGGGGCCATCCTCCTGAAATCAACGCCCCGGGTCTGAATGGGTTGCCCGGCAAACCGTTGCAGGCGGTACGTGAAAGTGGCAATGAAATACCGGGTAAGGCGGTTGGTACGGCTGTCAACAATGCTGTTGGCGGTCACACTGCGGTTGATATTGCTGTTTTGTTTGAAAAGGTCGAATGCCTCTATCCGGATGATGCCGTTCTTCTTTTTAAAGAGTTGTTTTTCCAGCGACGCATTCATGATGGCCTGGTTGCGGCTCACATTGCTGGCCAGCCCGGAGTTGATGGTGTAATCAAAATCGTATTTCAGCACCAGCGTTTTGGTGATGTTGAGGTTGATGTTGCTGCTGAAGGTCCAGGCATTGCTCGATGAGTTTTGCAGGGTGGTAAGCGGTTTTCCCGATTTGTTCTTATACTTCACATCGTTCAGGTTGTAGTTAACGCCGGCGCCGAGTTCCAGTATCTCTTTGTAATTGTATTCAAAGGTAAAGCCCTGCCCGATCACCCAGTTGCTGCCGATGTTACGGATGCTGTCGATCAGGTTGATGTTGTGATTGTAATTTGCCGTACCCCTCAAAGACAACACATATTTCCTGTTTTTGTAAGGCCTTGAATACACATAAAAGCCAAGCAGGTTATAATAGCCATTCACATTTTCGGGAATGCTTAACTGTCGGCCTGCCCCTTTATTGATGGTATTGTTCACGATCTGGTTCCTGATGGTGCTGAAGGTAAAATTGGTGAATAATACCTTTCCGCTTATAAAATTGAAATTGTTATAGGAGAAGTTCAGGTTGTGGTTCATCGATGGTTTCAGGTTCGGGTTACCGGTGGTGATGCTTTGCTGGTTACTTACGTCCTGTACGGGCTGCAACTGGCTGAAACTTGGCTGGGTGGCATTCCCGTTATAGCTGAAGTTTAATGAACGGGTGCGGTTGAAATTATACACAAACCGGGCAATGGGAAAAACATTGGCCCGGCGGATGGTCTGGTAGGCACTGTCCTTTGTTATTGAATTGCCCTGCAGGTTCACCGGCTGCACACTGATGCCGATGGTGTAATTGTATTTCTTTTTGGTGGTACGCATGGAAACGCCGATGCGGTTGTTGTAAAAATCATTTTCATAATCATTGCTTAAAAAGCTGTTCAGTGTTTTTGTTTGGGTAGCTGAATCCACGTTATAGGTCTGCCGGTTGTTGCGGCTGTGACTCAGGTTATGCGAATAGCTGAGGTCGAGGCTGCGGTATTTGGTAAGTGGTTCAGAATACGTGAAACGTACCCCGTAGTTGTAGTTGTCGTTTTCCTGGTCGATGAACTGGAAACTGTTGCGTGGACCGATAAAGGGCGGGACATACTGGTAACTTAGATTGGTCACATCCTGCTCCGAATCATTATCCGAGGTTCCCAGGGTTAAACTGGTGGAGAAATTACGGCCACGCTTCCTGAATTTATGATTGTACAAAATGGTGGCTGCCAGGTTGGGTGCCTGCGAATTGGTCAGGTTCCTGTTGTTCCCGTCACTGGTCCTGGTTCCGTTGGTTGTTTCGAAGTAATCAAAAACGGTGTTGTTGTTGGCATCGCTGCCGCTGTAATTTATGCTGGGACTTATTTTCAGGTAATTGAATGAATCGACCTGGTATTCAAAATTGAAAGTGAAACGGTGTGAATTTCCTTTGGTGAGGTTGTTCACATCCTGGTTATTGATAAAACTGTTCGTTTCAAAAAAGTTCTGGGAAGACGTGTATTGAACCTGGCTGGTATTCCGGTGATTGTAAGAATAGCTGCCGTACACACTGATCCGCTTGCTCCATTGGTCGCGGTAATTGAACCCGAATGAATTGGTGGTGGATATGCCGCTGTTGCTGCCTCCGCCAAAATTAGGGCTGTTGCCGCTTTGCATCATGCTGTTCATCTGGCCCATGCCACCCATATCACTCATAACGCTCATACCCTGGCGCATCATGCTGGTAGCCCCGCGGTTACCGCCTCCGCTGAAGTTGAAAAGCGATGTGTTCGTATTGTTGCTGTTAGCCAGTACAGATATCTGTGTATTGTTCCGGAAATAATTTCCGTTCATGGATGCCTGGTATCTTTCTTCGGTTCCATACCCCCCGGTAACTCTTCCAAAAAATCCCCGGTTCTTGTCTTTCTTTATTTCGATGTTCAGGATCTTATCCGGGTCGCCGTCTTTGATGCCGCTTACCGTTGCCTGGTCACCGTAATCATCGATCACCTGTATCTTATCAACAATATTAGCCGGCAGCTCCTTGGTGGCTGTTTTCACGTCGCCGCCAAAAAGTCCTTGCCATTCACTTTCACCCGGCTCACGGCTTTGCCCTGGGCGGTCACGTTCCCGTCTTTGTCAACCTGCCCACCGGGCAGTTTTTTCAGCAGGTCTTCCACCACGGCACCTTCTTTTACTTTGAAAGCATCGGCCCGGTATTCAATGGTATCTTCCTTGACCACGATCGCCGGGGCCACTACGGTCACTTCACTCAGCAATTTGGCATCCTGCGCCAGCACAAAATTACCGGCATCAATGGTTTTTTCCTGTTTGCTTACGGGCACAAAACGGGCCACGGGCCAATAACCCAGGTGGCGGATGACGATGGAAAAATTGGAGGAAGGCACTACATCAAAACGGAACTGTCCTTTGTCATCTGTAAATGAATACGTGGTATCGGTGGGATTTGACTTCACCACCAAACCCACCACGGCATTCTCTATCGGCTTTTTTGAAGCAGAATCTATCAATGTTCCTTTTACCTGCGACCGGGCAGCAAAACCTGAAAGAACCACAAGGAAAGTGAGGTATAATTTACTCATAAACAAAGTTGATATACGAACTAATTCGTGTAAAAATAACCTAGAAAACCTATCACCCGAACTTATTTTGATGAATGGTTTATGTTTTGAGGATTTATTAACAGAAATGACGGCTTTAAAATCTATAAACCAGCGATACAGAGCCGGGAGCTCCACTGAGTTCCATCTTGTCTAAAAGTTTGCGATGCTTGCGGTGTATGGCATAATTTACCGCATCATATAAAAGCAGGAAACCTCCCTGCAGCATGATCGAATTGCCATATCCTTTGAACTTATCGGGATTTTTCTGATGATCGCTTGCCTTGTTCATCCATAAACCACCGCCCACATAAAGCACATCGAGTCCTGCATTGATCAGGTAGGTCTTTTCTGTTTTGCTTTGGTGTTTCAGTACTGCCGCTAATGTTGGGTTATCAATATTTTCCCTGCCGGCTCCCCAGTAACCCAGCCCGGCAATGGCCAGGTTGATACCGCCCCACATCACATTCATCTGGTGAAAATACCGCATCTCCCGGTTGCTGGTATTGGTGGCAATACCACTTACTGCAATGTTTGCCACAGACCATGCACCCAGTACCAGCATGGATCTTTTTGAAATGCCGGTTCTTTCTTTCTCAAACTTTACCAGGTCTGCCTTTTGTGAAAAAGAAGAGAGGGCCATGCCAATAAAGCCAATGAACAGAATGGAACGTTTCATATTTTGTATTTTTCAAAATACGAAACAATATTCTGAAAAGATTGTTCAGGGGAGCAGTTTTATTTTAACCGGTTTAAGTTCCTGGCGGATCCGTATCAGGCCGCCTTCAGCAGTGCTTTGCTGCAGGTCAATCTCCCGGTACAGGTCGCATTCCAGTGAAAGATTTTTTCCTTTCTGACGCATTAATTCCCTGGCAGGAATTACAATTTCGCTTTTAGGTCCATCCTGGCTGAAATGAAAACTGCTGTCGGTATCAGTGCTGTACACTTCTATATGATCCG
This sequence is a window from Chitinophagaceae bacterium. Protein-coding genes within it:
- the scpB gene encoding SMC-Scp complex subunit ScpB, whose translation is MELSEIIPHIEALIFASDKPLNNTELLELVNSALAFIEDRATQEQVDAAIEGIAEKYDSEFYAFELKQIGGGWQFLTKKEYHKTVAQLNGDKFLKRLSIASLETLAIIAYKQPITKSEIEAIRGVNCDYAVQKLLEKDLVIISGRNEDAVGKPLIYATSKSFMDYFGINSSEDLPKISEVLMEELVQATHVKEAEDNATAEITELSETVLAVTETGEIVEEVTGENNTNEQAEG
- the atpG gene encoding ATP synthase F1 subunit gamma, which translates into the protein MSGALKEVRNRIKSVQSTQQITKAMKMVSAAKLRRAQDAITQMRPYARKLQEMLSNIVSNSEGDVSMALAAQRPVEKVMIIVVTSDRGLCGGYNSNLIKLAKQTIQEKYAAQHAKGNVTILPIGKKGYENFSKTDFRVINNYWDILNGLTFEKAQAAAKHAMDAFANKEVDAVELVYSEFKNAATQRFVAEQFLPVQKVAKAEGQKNADFIFEPGKDILIAELMPKILNTQLFKATLDGNASEHGARMTAMDKASDNANELLKTLKISYNRARQAAITTELTEIVSGAAALQG
- a CDS encoding outer membrane beta-barrel protein, coding for MKTATKELPANIVDKIQVIDDYGDQATVSGIKDGDPDKILNIEIKKDKNRGFFGRVTGGYGTEERYQASMNGNYFRNNTQISVLANSNNTNTSLFNFSGGGNRGATSMMRQGMSVMSDMGGMGQMNSMMQSGNSPNFGGGSNSGISTTNSFGFNYRDQWSKRISVYGSYSYNHRNTSQVQYTSSQNFFETNSFINNQDVNNLTKGNSHRFTFNFEYQVDSFNYLKISPSINYSGSDANNNTVFDYFETTNGTRTSDGNNRNLTNSQAPNLAATILYNHKFRKRGRNFSTSLTLGTSDNDSEQDVTNLSYQYVPPFIGPRNSFQFIDQENDNYNYGVRFTYSEPLTKYRSLDLSYSHNLSHSRNNRQTYNVDSATQTKTLNSFLSNDYENDFYNNRIGVSMRTTKKKYNYTIGISVQPVNLQGNSITKDSAYQTIRRANVFPIARFVYNFNRTRSLNFSYNGNATQPSFSQLQPVQDVSNQQSITTGNPNLKPSMNHNLNFSYNNFNFISGKVLFTNFTFSTIRNQIVNNTINKGAGRQLSIPENVNGYYNLLGFYVYSRPYKNRKYVLSLRGTANYNHNINLIDSIRNIGSNWVIGQGFTFEYNYKEILELGAGVNYNLNDVKYKNKSGKPLTTLQNSSSNAWTFSSNINLNITKTLVLKYDFDYTINSGLASNVSRNQAIMNASLEKQLFKKKNGIIRIEAFDLFKQNSNINRSVTANSIVDSRTNRLTRYFIATFTYRLQRFAGQPIQTRGVDFRRMAPPTGAPPQF
- a CDS encoding carboxypeptidase regulatory-like domain-containing protein, with amino-acid sequence MSKLYLTFLVVLSGFAARSQVKGTLIDSASKKPIENAVVGLVVKSNPTDTTYSFTDDKGQFRFDVVPSSNFSIVIRHLGYWPVARFVPVSKQEKTIDAGNFVLAQDAKLLSEVTVVAPAIVVKEDTIEYRADAFKVKEGAVVEDLLKKLPGGQVDKDGNVTAQGKAVSRVKVNGKDFLAAT